Genomic window (Trueperaceae bacterium):
CCCGCGCCGTACCGCTCGGCGCGTCGCGCTTGCCGGCGCTCGCGTAGTCGATGATCTCCCAGTGCGGGATGTGCTTGGCTGCGGCTTCGGCGAACTTGAGGAGCAGGACGACCGTGAGGGCGAAGTTGCCGCATGCGAGCACGCCCCTGCCCGCCTGCCTGGCCGCAACGTCGATGTCGGCGTAGTCGTGATCCGTCAGCCCCGAAGTGCCGACCACCACGTAGGCGCCGTGGCGTAGGGCGGCGAGGACGTTGGCCTTGGCGACCTGAGGCTTCGTGTACTCGACGAACACGTCGCACGGCCGCGCGTCCAGCGCCTCCTCGGCCGTGGCGAACACCGGGGCGGTCAGGGTCTGGTCACCGAGCGCCGCTCCCACCGGTCCGCCTGCCGCGGAGCGCGACACGGCGGAGACGAGCTCCAGGTCCGTGGTCGCGGCCACGCCCCATGAGAGGGCGGAACCGGCCCAACCCGTCGCCCCCGCGATGCACACCTTCAGTCTGGTCATGCCCGCCAGGCTACCGCGGGGCCGGGTGCGCTCGGCCGACGGACGACGCCAACTCGCCCGCCAGGGTGCCGACGGGCTCGACCTCGACGTCGGAGAGCGTCAACCAGTCGGCCATGGTCCGTAGCTCGCTCGCCAGGGCTTCGGCGACGGCTCCGGGGGCGCGCCGCTTGGCGCCGGGTGCCGGCGCCTCCTCCGCCCAGGCGGCTTTCACGACGAGGGCGCCCGCCTTGCGGTCGGCCTTCAGGTCCACGCGCCCGACCATCTGGTCGCCGAGCAGGAACGGGAGCGTGTAGTAGCCGTACTTGCGCTTCGGGGCCGGCGTGTAGATCTCGATGCGGTACTCCATGCCGAACATCCGTTCGAGCCTGTCGCGGTACCAGCACGCCGGGTCGAAGGGGGAGAGGAGCGCGGCGCCCGTCGCGCGGCCGGGGTCCAGCGCTACGGAGGCCAGGAGGGCGGGCTCCTTCCACCCCTCCACGCGCACCCAGCGCGCGAGCCCGCGCTCGACCGCCGAGGCGGCCAGCGGTTTGGCGACGGTCGGCTTGATGCGGAAGTGGTCGCCGAGGTCGCCGACCGTGCCGATCCAGTCGGCGCGGAGCGCGCGGTCGAAGAGCTCCTGCAGGGCCTGCAGTTTCGGCAGGCCCGGCGCGTGGGCGGCGTCTCCCCACACGTGCGCGGGGGTGGCGTACAGCCTCTGGAAGTTCGGCCGCCCGGCCACGGCGGCCCTGCCGGTCATGAACAGATACTCCAGGGCGTCCTTCGTGGCGCTCCAGTCCCACCAGCTCCCGCGGTTGCGGCGCGGCTCCTCCTCGAGGTGGGCGAGGTCGGCGCTCGTCAACGGCCCCTTCTCGTGCAGTTCGCGCTCTACCGCGGCGATGAGCTCCCAGCGGCCGTCCTTCTGCGCCTTCTCTAAGTAGCGGCGCCACCGCTCGTCGAAGTGCTCCATGCGGTGGCGCAGCGCCGGCAGGAGGTCGCGCGGCATGACGGACGCCTCGTGACCCCAGTGCTCGAACGTCTCGCCGGACGACCAGAGGTACTCGTCGAGCTTGGCCGTGTCGTAAGCGCCGTGACGCGAGTAGAGGGGTAGGTAGTGAGCGCGCGCCAGGACGTTCACGCTGTCGAGCTGCAGCACGCCCTGGCGGTTCAAGTAGTCGCGCATGCGCTTCCGGCTGGCGGGGCCTGAGCGCTTGCGCGCCAGGCCTTGGGCGGCGAGGAAGATGCGCCTCGCCTCGGCTGCGGTCAGCTTCTCGGTCACGGGCCTAGGCTAACGCGGCGCGCTCCGGCCGCGCGGTTCGGCGGCGGGTCGTTCGCCCGGGTGGCCGCGCTCAGGTGGGTGCGCCCGGGTGGGTGCGCCCCGGTGGGTGCGCCCGGATGTGCGGTGAAGGAGCGCCCGCCGGCCCGAGCGGGACGGTCCACTCCCGCGGTCCGCTACATTGGGTGAACATGCTCGGTACCCGTTCACTCCCCAGGGCTTTGCGTCCGTTCGAGACGGGCCAGTACCGCTTGCTCGCCGGCGCCCTGGTGGCGTCGCTCTTCGGCTCGGGCGTGTGGGCGGTCGCCATGGTCTGGGAGGTCATCGCCCTGGGCGGCGGGCCCACCCAGCTCTCCGCCGTCGCCGCGGCCGGGGCGGTCGGCATCCTCGGCGCCGTGCTCATCGGCGGCGCCGTCGCGGACCGCGTGCCCCAGAAGCGCATCCTCTTCACGGTCGAGTTCTGCAAGTCGCTCGTCGTCGGCACCGTGGCCGTGCTCGCCCTGACCGGCAACCTCGAGGTCCGCTACCTCGTCGTGGCGGCGCTCGTCCTCGGTGTGGCCGACGCGTTCTTCTACCCGGCCTACTCCGCCCTGCTGCCCGCCATCCTGCCGCCGCAGCAGCTGCTGGCCGCCAACGGGCTCGAGGGCATGTTGCGCCCCGCGATCCAGGCGGCCGGCGGGCCGGCGCTCGCCGGGGTGCTCATAGCCGTCAGCTCACCGGCCCACGCCCTCCTCGGCGTGGCGCTCTTCCAGCTCCTGGCCGCCGTCGGGCTCCTCTCGCTCAAGCGGACGTCCGTCCGGCGTGACGTCGCCTCAGGCGGCAACCCGCTCGTCGCGGCTCTGACGGACATCCGCGACGGCCTCCTGTACATGGTCAGGACCCCGTGGATCCTGGCGACCCTGCTCTTCGCGTGCGTCATGCTGCTCGTCATCATGGGACCCATCCAGGTCCTCCTGCCGTTCATCGTGCAGGGCCGCCTCGGCGGCGACGCAGGGGCGTTCGCGGCCACGCTGGCCGCGTACGGGGTGGGCGGCGGGGTGGGCTCGCTGCTCATGGCCTCCTGGCGGCTGCCGCGCCGGTACCTCACGGTCATGGTGCTCCTCTGGGGCCTCGGGAGCCTGCCCCTCCTCGTGGTCGGCTTCGTGACGAGCCTCTGGCCCCTCCTCGCGACGATGTTCGTGATCGGGGCGGTGACGTCCGGCGCCAACGTCATCTGGGGCACGTTGCTCCAGCGCAGGGTGCCGCCGGAGCTGCTCGGCCGCGTCTCGAGCCTCGACTTCTTCGTCTCCCTCGCGCTGATGCCCGTCTCGATGGCGCTCGCCGGCCCCGTCGGCGAACGCCTCGGCATGACCACTACGTTCGCCGTGGCGGCGTTGGTGCCGCCCGTGCTGGCCGTGATCGCCATCTTCGCGGCCCGCATGCCTCAGGACGAGTTGGCGCATCCGGTGCATGACGCGCACCCGCCTGGCCACGCCTTGGCGCAACTGGCCGACGAGGCCCTCGGCGTCTCCGGTGAGCTCCAGGAGGACCAGGGCCCCTAGGGTCGGCTGGCGGCGCCTTCGCTAGGTACGCGGGATGTCGCCCGGTTCCGCGCGTGCGCCGGAGGCTGGGGTTCGGTAGTCCACGACACGTGAGCGTTTCCTTCGCTGATAATAATTAGGAGTCCTAATTGATTGGAGGACTCCATGCCCACATCCGTCCGTTCGTCCCTGACCGCCAAGTCGCTACTGCTGGCGTTCCTGCTCGTGGTCGCAGGCCCTGCGGCCGCCCAGGTCGCCCCGGAGCCCCTGGCCATGACGCCCGACCTAGACCTGCAAACGGCGTCTGTGACGTACCTCGAGGACCTGGACCTGCTCGTGTTCGAGGTCGAGGTGGCCGGCGCCGCGGGGGGAACGACACCGGCGGCCCGCGGGCAGGTCGACGGCGCGCCCGTCCTCGCCTACGCCTTCCCGACGACGCTGCCTGCGACCGCGGTCGGCTTCGGCGCCGTGGACGGCGTGCTCACGTTGGCCGTCACCGTCCACCCGGACTTCGACGACACCCCGTTGTGGGACGAGGACGGCGACTACGACTACGCCAACGACGGCTGGGTCTTCCACACCCACTGGGTCGTGCTGGCGCCGGACGACCGCGTGGCCGGCGGGTTGTCGGCCGTCGAGTTCGAGCCCGGTTCCGGCGCTACGCTCCCGCCGACCAACGCAGGTATGCCCATGTACCTCGACTCGCCGGGGTTCTCGGTAGTCGTCGACGGCCCGCACCTGCGCGTCCTCGTGCCGGCGCAGAGGGTGAGGGGGCGGACCGAGTTCGGCTTCGACGCCGTGGCCGCCTACCTGCAAGTGAACACGAGCGACGAAGGCCGGCCCATGCTCGGCGTGTACGCCGTGTACGACGTGCTCTCCGGCGACCTCAGCCTGCCGTACCAGGTCACCGTCCGCTGAGCTTGGGCGCGGGTCAGGGGGTAGAGGTACCATCACGACGACGGTGCCCGGAACCTTCGACCTGGATGACCAGCACTCGGACCTGAACGCCAAGGTCGTCGCGGCCCTCGAGCGCCTCGGCACGGCCCTGCGTGGGCTGCTGCGCGCCGAGGCGAGGAAGCACGGCCTCAGCCCCATCCAACTGCAACTACTCATCCAGATCGGCCAGCGCGCCGCCGACGAGCAGGTCGGCGCGCTGGCCGAACGCTTCGACGTGACCGCCCCGACGGTGAGCGACGCCGTCGCGTCGCTGACGGCGAAAGGGCTCGTGGAGCGCCGCGCGGGCCAGGACCGCCGCACCGTGCTGCTCGCGCTGACGGAGCGGGGAGAGGGCGTGAAGCGCGCCGCGGAAGGGTGGGCCGACGGCGTGACGAGGCACGTGGCCGACCTCGCCCCCGCGGTGCGTTACGCCGTCTTCGACGGGCTCACGGCGCTGATCGAACGGCTGCATGACGACGGGGTCGTGACAGTGGCGCGAATGTGCCGGACCTGCCGGTTCCTGCGTGGGGGAAGCGCGCTCCAGGAAGCTACCTTCGCCGGGTCGGCACCGTACTGGTGTGCGCTCCTCGAGATCCCGCTACGGAACGAGGACCTGCGCGTCGACTGCCCCGAGCACCGACCGAGATAGAGGCGGTCCGGTCCGCGACGGTGGCGTCGCGGGCCGCTGTCTTGCGTGGCCGCCGCGACGGGTCGTCGTGTCGACCAGCGTGCCTCGCGGCTTTCCGTCTTGCTACAGTCGGGTGTTTGAAGCGCCAACGCCGCGGCCCCATGCTTCGGGTGCTCGGCGGGAACGGAAGGGGAACCACATGTGGCCATTCGGTAAGAACGCGCAAGGTCGGGTAGAGGACGCCATCAAGGACCAGGAGCTCACCGCCAAGCTCGGCTTGAAGGTGAGTGTCAAGGACAAGGTCGCCTTCATCTCCGGCCAGGTCCCGAACGAGCGGTACAAGAACCTCCTCAAGGCCATGGCCACCGGCATCAACGGCATCGAGGACGTGGACCTGACCGGCATAACGGTGGCGGAGGAGGCCCAAGCGGCCGGTGCCCAGGCGCAGGCGGGCGCCGTGGTGTCTACCGGCACCATGGCGTCGCCAGCCCCTGGCGGCTCCGCCGGTGCGGCGCAGCCCGCGGTTGACCCGAGCGCGTTGGCCAAGGCCGCGTTGGCCGGTATCAAACAGGAGCCCAGCCTGCAGAACAACCCGCTCGACGTCCTCCAGAAGGGCAGCACCGTCGTGCTGCGCGGCGCGGTTGACGATCAGGGCGAGTTCGACAAGGCGCGCGCCATCGCGCTCGCGGTCCCCGGCGTGACGGGCGTGGACGTCTCCGGCCTCCAGGTCATCGCGCACGCCTCCGAGCTCAACGTCACGGACAAGGACGGCGACGTCGTCTACACCGTGAAATCCGGCGACACGCTCTCGCACATCGCCCTCAAGTACTACGGCAGCGCCGGCCGCACGAGCTACATGAAGATCGCCGAGGCCAACGGCATCGCGGACCCCAACAAGATCCGCGTCGGCCAGGTCCTCAAGATCCCCGGCACCACGCAAGGCCCCGATCAGGTCCTGGCCTAGGGGCAGCTCGGGCTGTAGGAACCGGCGGCCAGGACTGGAGACCCGTGCCGGCGACCGGCTCGCGCCCCGCAAGCGTCGGGAGTCCGGCCGCGCACCCTTCCCGAACGCAAAGGTAGAGGCGCCCGTGATACGACGGGCGCCTCTGCTACTTCCGCTGGGCTGGCTGCTGCCCGGCCGGCCGCCTCGTGGACCTCGGCAGGCGGCGTAGGCTTAGGGCGGAAAGCCCGCCGAACCCTGTTACTGCATAGGGGCCTCGGCGCCGCCCGGCTGGTCGGCGGCGCGACCAAGACCCGTGCCCTGCGGGGTGACCAGGAACCACACGTCGTTGGCGCCCTGCCCGGTCGTGTCGCCAGGCAGCTGGTCGCCGCGGAAGTAGTAGAGCGGCCAGCCGTTGTACGTGAGCTGAAGGGTGCCGTCGGCACGCTCCGCGGTGCCGAGCAACGCAGCGTCGAACTCGTCGGAGACGGTCGGCAGGGCCTGCGCGTCGGCCACCAGGACGGGTGGCCAGTTCGCGGCGCAGGCGTCGCTACAGTTGCTCACGTTGCTCGTGTCGTTCAGGAAGAGGTAGAGCGAGCGGCCTTCGGCGTCCACCACGTAGGTGGCGCCGTCTTCGGCGGTGGCCACCGCCAGGCTGGCCGTCGGCGCGACCGCTTGGGCTAAGGCGAGCGTCGCGAGGGTCAGCGCTCCGAGCAGCAGAGCGCCGGTCGTCAGTCGGGTGAGGCGGTCGACAGGGCGGGGGCTGGCTAGTCGTTCCTTCATCCTGGTTCTCCCTTCCTCTGGCGGGGCTCCGGCCTCGGCCGTCAGCGTCCGGGCGGGTCAGTGCGCCGCTGCCTAAGGATGGGGGCTCGGGGTGAGTGGGAACGGAGATGGGCATGAGTTACACGGCACCGCGCGGGGCGGAGCCTTAACGTTCGAGCGCCGAGTGGCGCGAGACTCGGGCCTACGCGTCGGCGCCAACGGTCGTGGCGCTCCTGACCGCCGCGACCACCTGATCGGCCAGGCGCTCGACCTGGTCGCGGTCCGAGCCCTCGACCATCACGCGCACGAGGGGCTCCGTGCCGCTCGGCCTGAGCAGGATGCGCCCACCGGCGCCGAGCTCCGTCTCGGCCGCGGTCACGGCAGCGGCCACGACGGGCGCCGCCGCCACGCGGTCCCGGGTGCCGGGCGTCACCGCGACGTTCTTCAGTACCTGCGGGTACACGGGGATCTCGTCCATCCACGCCTCGAGCGGCTTGCCGGACTTGCGCACCGCGGCGAGGGTCATGAGGGCGGTCAGCATGCCGTCGCCCGTCGGCGCCTTGTCCAGGAAGAGCAGGTGACCGGACTGCTCGCCGCCCAGCTTGAGGCCGTGCTTCTTGAGCTCCTCGAAGACGTAGCGGTCGCCCACCTTGGCCCGGTGCATCACGACGCCGCGCTCCTTCAAGAACGTCTCCGTCCCGAGGTTGCTCATCTGGGTGGCCACGAGCCCGGGTTCCCCGCGCGACAGCGCGGTGATGGCCAACATATGATCGCCCGTCACGACTCGCCCTTTCGAGTCGACGAGCAGGGCGCGATCGGCGTCGCCGTCGAACGTCACGCCGACCTCGAACCCCCCCGCGACCACGTGCCGCGCCAGGGCGTCCGGGTGCGTCGAGCCGCAGCCGACGTTGATGTTCGACCCGTCCGGCTCGGCGTTGATGACCTCGAGCCGTGCGCCGAGCTTCGCGAACAGTTGCGGGGCGATCAGGTGGCTGGCGCCATGGGCGCAGTCGACGACGAGGCGCATGCCGTCCAGGTACGGCGCGTTGTCGAGCAGGTGCTTGACGTAGAGGTCGAGCGGCCCCGCCTTGCTGCCGGGCGAGGCGCCGTTCCCGTCCCACGGCTTCGCCACGCTCACGCTGCCGACGCCGTCGCCGACGACCCGGGCGAGGGCCGCCCCGTCGTCTGCTGCGAGGCCCTCGACCAGCTCCTCGAGGCGGGCCTCGACCTCGTCGGAGAGCTTCTCGCCGTCGCGGTTGAAGAGCTTGAGGCCGTTGTCGTCGAAGGGGTTGTGGCTCGCCGACACCATGAGGCCGGCGTCGGCGCCGAGGGCGCGGGTCAGGAAGGACACGCCCGGGGTGGGCAGCACGCCGAGCCATGTGACGTCGGCGCCGCGGGCCGTCATGCCGGCTGCGGCCGCGTGGGCCAGCATGAGGCCGGAGCGGCGCGTGTCCATGCCGATGAGGAGGCGGGGCCTGTCGCCCGTACGCGCGCGCACCGTCTCCGCCAGGGCCATGCCGAGGCGCAGCGCGAAGGTCGCGGTCATTGGGTGGATGCCGGCGACCCCACGAACGCCGTCGGTGCCGAAGTAACGCCGGTCAGACATGGGGGCAATGATACCCAGTCGC
Coding sequences:
- the dapB gene encoding 4-hydroxy-tetrahydrodipicolinate reductase encodes the protein MTRLKVCIAGATGWAGSALSWGVAATTDLELVSAVSRSAAGGPVGAALGDQTLTAPVFATAEEALDARPCDVFVEYTKPQVAKANVLAALRHGAYVVVGTSGLTDHDYADIDVAARQAGRGVLACGNFALTVVLLLKFAEAAAKHIPHWEIIDYASAGKRDAPSGTARELASRLGAVGEQELEVPIAETVGERAARGATLGGAQVHAVRLPGYRLGAEVVFGLPDQRLTIRHDAGASAEPYVDGALLAIRKVGALTGLHRGLDAVLEL
- the glmM gene encoding phosphoglucosamine mutase produces the protein MSDRRYFGTDGVRGVAGIHPMTATFALRLGMALAETVRARTGDRPRLLIGMDTRRSGLMLAHAAAAGMTARGADVTWLGVLPTPGVSFLTRALGADAGLMVSASHNPFDDNGLKLFNRDGEKLSDEVEARLEELVEGLAADDGAALARVVGDGVGSVSVAKPWDGNGASPGSKAGPLDLYVKHLLDNAPYLDGMRLVVDCAHGASHLIAPQLFAKLGARLEVINAEPDGSNINVGCGSTHPDALARHVVAGGFEVGVTFDGDADRALLVDSKGRVVTGDHMLAITALSRGEPGLVATQMSNLGTETFLKERGVVMHRAKVGDRYVFEELKKHGLKLGGEQSGHLLFLDKAPTGDGMLTALMTLAAVRKSGKPLEAWMDEIPVYPQVLKNVAVTPGTRDRVAAAPVVAAAVTAAETELGAGGRILLRPSGTEPLVRVMVEGSDRDQVERLADQVVAAVRSATTVGADA
- a CDS encoding winged helix DNA-binding domain-containing protein; this encodes MTEKLTAAEARRIFLAAQGLARKRSGPASRKRMRDYLNRQGVLQLDSVNVLARAHYLPLYSRHGAYDTAKLDEYLWSSGETFEHWGHEASVMPRDLLPALRHRMEHFDERWRRYLEKAQKDGRWELIAAVERELHEKGPLTSADLAHLEEEPRRNRGSWWDWSATKDALEYLFMTGRAAVAGRPNFQRLYATPAHVWGDAAHAPGLPKLQALQELFDRALRADWIGTVGDLGDHFRIKPTVAKPLAASAVERGLARWVRVEGWKEPALLASVALDPGRATGAALLSPFDPACWYRDRLERMFGMEYRIEIYTPAPKRKYGYYTLPFLLGDQMVGRVDLKADRKAGALVVKAAWAEEAPAPGAKRRAPGAVAEALASELRTMADWLTLSDVEVEPVGTLAGELASSVGRAHPAPR
- a CDS encoding MFS transporter, which translates into the protein MLGTRSLPRALRPFETGQYRLLAGALVASLFGSGVWAVAMVWEVIALGGGPTQLSAVAAAGAVGILGAVLIGGAVADRVPQKRILFTVEFCKSLVVGTVAVLALTGNLEVRYLVVAALVLGVADAFFYPAYSALLPAILPPQQLLAANGLEGMLRPAIQAAGGPALAGVLIAVSSPAHALLGVALFQLLAAVGLLSLKRTSVRRDVASGGNPLVAALTDIRDGLLYMVRTPWILATLLFACVMLLVIMGPIQVLLPFIVQGRLGGDAGAFAATLAAYGVGGGVGSLLMASWRLPRRYLTVMVLLWGLGSLPLLVVGFVTSLWPLLATMFVIGAVTSGANVIWGTLLQRRVPPELLGRVSSLDFFVSLALMPVSMALAGPVGERLGMTTTFAVAALVPPVLAVIAIFAARMPQDELAHPVHDAHPPGHALAQLADEALGVSGELQEDQGP
- a CDS encoding LysM peptidoglycan-binding domain-containing protein codes for the protein MWPFGKNAQGRVEDAIKDQELTAKLGLKVSVKDKVAFISGQVPNERYKNLLKAMATGINGIEDVDLTGITVAEEAQAAGAQAQAGAVVSTGTMASPAPGGSAGAAQPAVDPSALAKAALAGIKQEPSLQNNPLDVLQKGSTVVLRGAVDDQGEFDKARAIALAVPGVTGVDVSGLQVIAHASELNVTDKDGDVVYTVKSGDTLSHIALKYYGSAGRTSYMKIAEANGIADPNKIRVGQVLKIPGTTQGPDQVLA
- a CDS encoding MarR family transcriptional regulator, translated to MPGTFDLDDQHSDLNAKVVAALERLGTALRGLLRAEARKHGLSPIQLQLLIQIGQRAADEQVGALAERFDVTAPTVSDAVASLTAKGLVERRAGQDRRTVLLALTERGEGVKRAAEGWADGVTRHVADLAPAVRYAVFDGLTALIERLHDDGVVTVARMCRTCRFLRGGSALQEATFAGSAPYWCALLEIPLRNEDLRVDCPEHRPR